The proteins below come from a single Geobacillus thermoleovorans genomic window:
- a CDS encoding gamma carbonic anhydrase has translation MIYPYKGKTPQIAASAFIADYVTITGDVVIGEETSIWFNTVIRGDVAPTVIGNRVNIQDNSILHQSPNNPLIIEDGVTVGHQVILHSAIVRKNALIGMGSIILDRAEIGEGAFIGAGSLVPPGKKIPPNTLALGRPAKVVRELTEDDIREMERIRREYVEKGQYYKALQQQRTSCADKKELP, from the coding sequence ATGATTTACCCATACAAAGGCAAAACGCCGCAAATTGCCGCCTCCGCCTTTATCGCCGACTATGTGACGATCACCGGCGATGTCGTGATCGGCGAAGAGACAAGCATTTGGTTCAATACCGTCATTCGCGGCGATGTGGCGCCAACGGTGATTGGCAACCGGGTCAATATTCAAGATAACTCAATTTTGCATCAAAGTCCAAACAATCCGCTTATCATTGAGGACGGGGTGACGGTCGGCCATCAAGTCATTTTGCACAGCGCCATCGTTCGCAAAAACGCGCTCATCGGCATGGGCTCAATCATTTTGGACCGCGCGGAAATCGGGGAAGGCGCGTTTATCGGCGCCGGCAGTTTAGTGCCGCCGGGCAAAAAAATTCCGCCCAACACGCTCGCCCTCGGCCGGCCGGCGAAAGTCGTCCGCGAACTGACGGAAGACGATATCCGCGAAATGGAGCGCATCCGCCGCGAATATGTCGAGAAAGGGCAGTATTACAAAGCGCTGCAGCAACAGCGGACATCGTGCGCCGACAAAAAAGAGCTGCCGTGA
- the metK gene encoding methionine adenosyltransferase translates to MSAKRRLFTSESVTEGHPDKICDQISDAILDAILEKDPNARVACETSVTTGLVLVSGEITTSTYVDIPRIVRDTIREIGYTRAKYGFDADTCAVLTSIDEQSPDIAMGVDRALEAREGQMTDEEIEAIGAGDQGLMFGFACNETEELMPLPISLAHRLARRLAEVRKTDVLPYLRPDGKTQVTIEYDENGKPVRVDTIVVSAQHHPEITQEQIQRDIKEQVIKPVVPAELLDENTKYFINPTGRFVIGGPQGDAGLTGRKIIVDTYGGYARHGGGAFSGKDPTKVDRSAAYAARYVAKNIVAAGLADKCEVQLAYAIGVARPVSISIDTFGTGKVSEDILIEVVRNNFDLRPAGIIKMLDLRRPIYKQTAAYGHFGRTDIDLPWERTDKAALLKEQALALADK, encoded by the coding sequence ATGTCAGCCAAACGCCGCTTGTTTACTTCAGAGTCTGTGACGGAAGGACATCCGGATAAAATTTGCGACCAAATTTCTGACGCCATTTTGGATGCCATTTTGGAAAAAGATCCGAACGCCCGCGTCGCCTGCGAAACGAGCGTCACGACCGGGCTGGTGCTCGTGAGCGGGGAAATCACGACATCAACATACGTGGACATTCCGCGCATCGTCCGCGATACGATCCGGGAGATCGGCTACACGCGCGCCAAATACGGATTTGACGCTGATACGTGCGCGGTGCTGACGTCGATTGACGAACAATCGCCGGACATTGCGATGGGGGTGGACCGGGCGCTCGAGGCGCGCGAAGGTCAGATGACTGACGAGGAAATTGAAGCGATCGGCGCCGGCGACCAAGGATTGATGTTTGGGTTCGCCTGCAATGAGACGGAAGAATTGATGCCGCTGCCGATTTCGCTTGCGCACCGCTTGGCGCGCCGATTGGCGGAAGTGCGCAAAACGGACGTCTTGCCGTACTTGCGGCCGGACGGGAAAACGCAAGTGACGATCGAATACGATGAAAACGGCAAACCGGTGCGCGTCGATACGATCGTCGTTTCCGCGCAGCACCATCCGGAAATTACGCAAGAGCAAATCCAGCGCGACATTAAAGAGCAGGTCATCAAGCCGGTCGTGCCCGCGGAGCTGCTTGATGAGAACACGAAATATTTCATCAACCCGACAGGACGGTTTGTCATCGGCGGTCCGCAAGGGGATGCTGGGTTGACGGGGCGCAAAATCATCGTCGATACGTACGGCGGCTACGCCCGCCACGGCGGTGGCGCGTTCTCGGGCAAAGATCCGACGAAAGTCGACCGCTCGGCGGCGTATGCGGCCCGCTATGTCGCGAAAAACATCGTCGCGGCAGGACTGGCCGACAAATGCGAAGTGCAGCTTGCCTACGCGATCGGCGTCGCCCGCCCAGTTTCGATTTCGATCGATACGTTCGGCACCGGCAAAGTGTCGGAAGACATTTTGATTGAAGTCGTGCGCAACAACTTCGATCTCCGCCCGGCGGGCATCATCAAAATGCTCGACCTTCGCCGCCCGATTTACAAACAGACGGCTGCTTACGGCCATTTTGGGCGTACGGACATCGACCTGCCGTGGGAGCGCACCGACAAAGCCGCCTTGTTGAAAGAACAAGCGCTGGCGTTGGCGGACAAGTGA
- the pckA gene encoding phosphoenolpyruvate carboxykinase (ATP) encodes MGIANMTNKLDLLLQKPYVHHQLSVAELVEKVLQRNEGRLTHTGAVAVTTGKYTGRSPKDKYIVEEPSTKQTIDWGAVNQPMSPETFDKLYDKVLDYLMKKDELFVFKGFAGADPKSRLPIQVVNEFAWHNLFVHQLFIRPSAAELAAHEPQFTVICAPNFKADPKVDGTRSEAFIIISFERRTVLIGGTEYAGEMKKSIFSVMNYLLPEQGILPMHCSANVGQEGDVALFFGLSGTGKTTLSTDPNRRLIGDDEHGWSNRGIFNIEGGCYAKCINLSREKEPQIFDAIGFGAVLENVVLDDATRVPNYDDGTLTENTRAAYPLQAIKNIIDPSVAGHPSTIVFLTADAFGVLPPISKLTREQAMYHFLSGYTSKLAGTERGVTEPEATFSTCFGAPFLPRPAVEYAEMLGQKIAEHNVRVFLVNTGWTGGPYGVGSRMKLAYTRAMVQAAVEGELDNVETVQDPIFGLAIPTHVPGVPDDVLQPQNTWADKQAYEQKAKELAQKFRANFRKFAHIDPTIEKLGGPLV; translated from the coding sequence ATGGGGATCGCAAACATGACGAATAAGCTTGATTTATTGCTGCAAAAACCGTACGTGCATCATCAACTGTCCGTCGCCGAGCTCGTTGAGAAAGTCCTGCAACGGAACGAAGGACGGCTGACGCACACCGGAGCCGTCGCGGTGACAACCGGCAAGTACACAGGGCGGTCGCCGAAAGACAAATACATCGTCGAAGAACCGTCAACGAAGCAAACGATCGACTGGGGCGCGGTCAACCAGCCGATGTCTCCGGAGACGTTTGATAAACTGTACGACAAAGTGCTCGACTATTTAATGAAGAAAGATGAACTGTTCGTGTTTAAAGGCTTTGCCGGCGCCGATCCGAAATCCCGGCTGCCGATTCAAGTCGTCAACGAATTCGCCTGGCACAACTTGTTCGTCCATCAGCTGTTCATTCGGCCGAGCGCCGCAGAGCTCGCCGCGCATGAGCCGCAATTCACCGTCATTTGCGCGCCGAACTTTAAAGCCGACCCGAAAGTTGACGGCACGCGCTCGGAAGCGTTCATCATCATCTCGTTTGAACGGCGCACCGTGTTGATCGGCGGCACCGAGTATGCCGGCGAAATGAAAAAATCGATTTTCTCGGTGATGAACTATTTGCTGCCGGAACAAGGCATCCTGCCGATGCACTGCTCGGCCAACGTCGGCCAGGAAGGCGACGTCGCCCTCTTTTTCGGCTTGTCGGGAACGGGAAAAACGACGCTCTCGACCGACCCGAACCGCCGCTTGATCGGCGATGATGAGCACGGCTGGTCAAACCGCGGCATTTTCAACATCGAAGGCGGCTGCTATGCGAAATGCATCAACCTATCGCGCGAGAAAGAGCCGCAAATTTTTGACGCCATCGGCTTCGGCGCGGTGCTCGAAAACGTCGTCCTCGACGACGCGACGCGGGTGCCGAATTACGACGACGGCACGCTGACGGAAAACACGCGCGCCGCCTACCCGCTTCAGGCGATCAAAAACATCATCGACCCAAGCGTCGCCGGCCATCCGTCCACGATCGTGTTTTTGACGGCTGATGCGTTCGGCGTCCTGCCGCCAATCAGCAAGCTGACGCGTGAACAGGCGATGTACCATTTCTTAAGCGGCTACACAAGCAAACTCGCCGGCACCGAACGCGGCGTCACCGAACCGGAAGCAACGTTCTCAACGTGCTTTGGCGCACCGTTTTTGCCGCGCCCGGCCGTCGAATACGCGGAAATGCTCGGGCAAAAAATCGCCGAACACAACGTCCGCGTCTTTTTGGTCAACACCGGCTGGACAGGGGGACCGTACGGCGTCGGCAGCCGCATGAAGCTCGCCTACACCCGGGCGATGGTGCAAGCCGCCGTCGAAGGGGAGCTGGACAACGTCGAAACGGTGCAAGACCCGATTTTCGGCCTCGCCATCCCAACCCACGTCCCCGGCGTGCCGGATGACGTCCTGCAGCCGCAAAACACATGGGCTGACAAACAAGCATACGAACAAAAAGCAAAAGAGCTGGCGCAAAAGTTCCGCGCCAACTTCCGAAAGTTCGCCCATATCGACCCGACGATCGAAAAACTCGGCGGACCGCTCGTGTAA
- a CDS encoding MFS transporter, whose amino-acid sequence MKNKTFHFLWIGQSFANFGDVFYIVSVVSYLYHLTSKAMAAALVPFFVTLSLFISGIVAPIFFEKYKLKTLLSYGQMCKTFLLLFLSLFLHWGAEHYTAIVYVFVSLIAFLDGINNPIKNSLVPFIVSKEEILKANSFVNTLDQFIKLSAWPIGSLIVSVGSPFLLINITLLFYVVSSILMFLLHIQEHTKKKTAQGKGLKNFLLSISLGWEYTWRNVHAKSISFMSFFEGIGNGVWISAILYMYVKEQLHVGEEWWGYINSVFFGGMVIGGLLSVKFSQSVEKNQQFFVLFGPFCIAIVTLLFGTTTHGALALMYSTLYGIIEQWKVICLQTILQKNARMDALPHVFSVQGVISSVTFGISALLMSFIADVYGIRFSFYLSVCCFLISGWISYRQRKIWSYKENQKGEITGTIL is encoded by the coding sequence ATGAAAAATAAAACATTTCATTTCCTTTGGATCGGACAATCTTTCGCGAATTTCGGAGATGTGTTCTACATTGTTTCCGTTGTCTCTTACCTATATCATTTGACATCGAAAGCCATGGCTGCCGCATTAGTCCCTTTTTTCGTTACATTGTCGTTATTTATTAGCGGAATCGTCGCACCGATATTTTTCGAAAAATATAAACTAAAAACGTTATTGTCCTACGGACAAATGTGTAAAACATTTCTGCTGCTTTTTCTCTCGCTGTTTTTGCACTGGGGTGCGGAACATTACACTGCGATCGTTTATGTTTTTGTATCATTGATCGCTTTTTTAGATGGGATCAATAATCCGATTAAAAACTCCCTCGTTCCTTTTATCGTTTCCAAGGAGGAAATCTTGAAAGCCAACAGTTTTGTAAACACGTTAGACCAATTCATCAAACTTAGCGCATGGCCGATTGGGAGTTTGATTGTCAGTGTAGGGTCGCCGTTCCTTTTAATCAATATCACCTTATTGTTCTATGTCGTCTCAAGCATTCTCATGTTTCTGTTGCATATACAAGAACATACAAAGAAGAAGACGGCTCAAGGCAAAGGCCTAAAGAACTTTCTCCTTTCGATCAGTCTAGGATGGGAATACACTTGGAGAAATGTGCACGCTAAATCGATTAGCTTCATGTCATTTTTTGAAGGAATCGGAAATGGGGTCTGGATTTCGGCCATCCTTTATATGTATGTGAAAGAACAATTACATGTAGGAGAGGAATGGTGGGGATATATTAACTCTGTTTTCTTTGGCGGCATGGTGATAGGGGGATTGTTAAGCGTTAAGTTTAGTCAATCGGTTGAAAAAAATCAGCAATTTTTTGTATTGTTTGGCCCGTTTTGTATCGCTATTGTCACACTGTTATTTGGCACAACGACGCACGGTGCGCTGGCGCTTATGTATTCCACCCTGTATGGGATCATCGAACAATGGAAGGTGATTTGCCTTCAGACGATTCTGCAAAAAAATGCCCGGATGGACGCTCTGCCTCATGTTTTTTCCGTGCAGGGAGTCATTAGTTCCGTAACGTTCGGGATTTCCGCCTTATTGATGAGCTTTATAGCCGATGTTTACGGGATTCGCTTTTCGTTTTATTTGTCTGTTTGCTGCTTTTTGATCAGCGGCTGGATCAGTTATCGTCAGCGAAAAATCTGGAGTTATAAGGAGAACCAAAAAGGAGAAATCACTGGAACTATTTTGTGA
- a CDS encoding Rpn family recombination-promoting nuclease/putative transposase, whose protein sequence is MAKQRIDHDRLFKELLSTFFEDFLLLFFPDVYEHIDVHHLSFLSEELFTDVTAGEKHRVDLLVETKVKGEDGLVIVHVEHQSYKQRTFPERMFLYFSRLFQKHRRRILPIAIFSYDERHDEPSSLMIQFPFLMVLDFRFLTVELHKLPWREYIRRDNPVAAALLSKMGYNESEKVEVKKEFLRMLVRLELDEAKQRLLFGFFETYLRLSEAEEIQLRNEVSQMETKEAKQVMELIVSYEQRGMEKGIQQGVKQGMKQGRQKGIEEGKLDVVKRMLAKGYDVDTIHELTGLPVEKIERVKG, encoded by the coding sequence GTGGCCAAACAGCGAATCGATCACGACCGGTTGTTCAAGGAGCTGCTGTCGACGTTTTTCGAAGACTTTTTGCTTCTTTTCTTTCCTGACGTGTACGAGCACATCGACGTTCACCATCTCTCTTTCCTCTCCGAAGAGCTGTTCACCGACGTGACAGCCGGGGAGAAGCACCGCGTCGACTTGTTGGTCGAAACAAAGGTAAAAGGGGAAGACGGGCTCGTCATCGTTCACGTCGAACATCAAAGCTATAAGCAGCGGACGTTCCCCGAGCGAATGTTCCTCTACTTCAGCCGCTTGTTTCAAAAACACCGCCGCCGCATCCTCCCGATTGCCATCTTCAGCTACGACGAACGCCACGACGAACCTTCCTCATTGATGATTCAATTTCCATTTTTGATGGTTCTTGACTTCCGCTTTCTGACGGTGGAACTGCACAAACTGCCGTGGCGCGAGTACATCCGCCGTGACAATCCGGTTGCCGCCGCCTTGTTAAGCAAAATGGGGTATAATGAAAGCGAGAAGGTGGAAGTGAAAAAGGAGTTTTTGCGCATGCTAGTCCGCCTCGAGCTCGATGAGGCGAAGCAGCGGCTGTTGTTTGGGTTTTTTGAAACGTATTTGCGGTTGTCCGAAGCGGAGGAAATCCAACTGCGAAACGAGGTGAGCCAAATGGAGACGAAGGAAGCGAAGCAAGTGATGGAGCTCATCGTCTCGTACGAACAGCGGGGAATGGAAAAGGGAATTCAACAAGGAGTCAAACAAGGGATGAAGCAAGGGCGCCAAAAAGGGATTGAGGAAGGGAAGCTCGACGTGGTGAAGAGAATGCTGGCGAAAGGGTACGATGTCGACACGATCCACGAACTGACCGGGCTGCCGGTTGAGAAGATCGAACGGGTGAAGGGGTAA
- a CDS encoding DUF2584 domain-containing protein: MGMPMEVQTVIVTKGKEQRVQGNVFVLEKDGYRLYPLDVPLEVRRTVQSEASGIAVVKKLEWEDNRTTVTYELVSLYSTN; the protein is encoded by the coding sequence ATGGGCATGCCGATGGAAGTGCAGACGGTCATTGTGACCAAAGGGAAGGAACAGCGCGTTCAAGGAAATGTGTTTGTGCTGGAAAAAGACGGATACCGCTTGTATCCGCTCGACGTGCCGCTTGAAGTGCGCCGGACCGTACAAAGCGAAGCGAGCGGCATCGCGGTCGTGAAAAAGCTCGAGTGGGAAGACAACCGGACGACGGTGACGTACGAGCTCGTCAGCCTGTATTCGACGAATTGA
- a CDS encoding alpha/beta hydrolase family protein — protein sequence MDGDIIDQYRFPSPHPGIDVFFVTYMSQGLKVKGFLAAPKRKGVYDGFLYLRGGIKNVGQVRVPRLVQFASHGFVVFAPLYRGNGGGEGNEDFAGEDRYDALAGFHLLRRHPLVHPGRVHMFGFSRGGAMALHAALMAEGVCSVAVWGGVADMELTYWERPDLRRMMKRVIGGTPNKCPERYRHRTPLYHLERLKAPVLIIHGERDENVSIEHAWRLERRLKQLGKPVTAWYFPEFTHYFPPPANRKTVQRLTQWMKQQPTV from the coding sequence ATGGACGGGGACATCATCGACCAATACCGGTTTCCGTCGCCGCATCCGGGAATCGATGTGTTCTTTGTCACCTATATGTCCCAAGGGCTGAAGGTGAAAGGATTTTTAGCGGCGCCGAAGCGAAAAGGCGTTTATGACGGGTTTTTGTATTTGCGCGGCGGCATCAAAAACGTCGGGCAAGTGCGGGTGCCGCGCCTTGTCCAATTCGCTTCGCACGGGTTTGTCGTCTTCGCTCCGCTCTATCGCGGCAATGGGGGCGGAGAAGGAAACGAAGATTTCGCCGGTGAAGACCGTTATGACGCGCTCGCTGGGTTTCATCTCCTTCGCCGCCATCCGCTCGTCCATCCCGGGCGCGTTCACATGTTCGGCTTCTCCCGCGGCGGGGCGATGGCGCTCCATGCCGCCCTAATGGCCGAGGGGGTCTGTTCGGTGGCGGTCTGGGGAGGGGTGGCGGATATGGAGCTTACGTATTGGGAGCGGCCTGACTTGCGGCGGATGATGAAGCGCGTCATCGGCGGGACGCCGAACAAATGCCCGGAGCGCTACCGGCACCGCACGCCGCTCTATCATCTGGAACGGCTCAAGGCCCCGGTGCTCATCATCCACGGCGAGCGCGATGAGAACGTCTCGATTGAGCACGCCTGGCGGCTGGAACGGCGGCTGAAGCAGCTCGGCAAACCGGTCACGGCTTGGTACTTCCCTGAGTTCACCCACTATTTTCCGCCGCCAGCCAACCGCAAGACGGTGCAAAGGCTTACACAATGGATGAAACAACAGCCGACGGTGTGA